The Vulcanimicrobium alpinum sequence CGGGCATAGGTCTGCACTCCCGACGCGTCGAGGATGCTCGCATCGACGCGCAGCGAGATGCGCGACTCCTGAACGAACCCGCTGCACTGGAGCCGCGCGATCGCGTCGCTCCCGGCGTGCGCGGAGCCGTCGCAAGACGGCGGCGCGACGGTCGTCGGCGTGACGGCGTACGTGACGGTGAACCGCGTTCCGCGCGCGTCGCCGCCCGGCGCGATCGTGCGCGTCACCGTCGCCGGAAGCCCCGCGAGTGCTGCGGCGTAGCCATCGAGCGACGCCGGCGTCCCCGCGAACGGCGCCGGGGACGCGAGCTGCGACGCGCTCGCGGCGATTGCGGCCTGCAGCCGCTGCTGATAGTCCGCGACCGCGTCTTGCAGCGCGGCGGCCGCGAGATGATCGGCAGCCGCGTGCACGCTCGCGCGGGCAAAGGTCGCGGCGCCGTCGAGCACGGCGACGGCGAGCAAAGCGAGAACCAGCGCGAACCAAAGCGCGATGCCGAGCAACGCTACATCCGCGCCGGCGTCGCGACGTCGCGATACACGGTCGCTCCCGGCGGATAGACCGACGGCGGGAGCGTCTCGCCGGCGGTGAGGGTCAGCGCATCGCCGGCGGCGACCGTGCCGCTCGCGTCCGGCCGGCACGGATCGCGCGGATAGGTAACGACGACGGTGAACCGTTCCGCCGCGGCATCGTACGTCGTCGCGACCGGAAGCCGCAGCGCGTGCACGTTCGCGTCGCCGCAGGCGAGCGGGGCCCGCAGTTCGGCGCCCGCGACGTAGTCGGTCTCGCCCGGAACCAGACCCCACGAACGGTCCGCGAGCAGCGTGCTCGCGTCGGCGGACGGTGACGACGCGTACGCGATCGCCGCGCGTGCGCGCACGAGGGCGTTCTCCGCCACCATGAGGGCGGCGTCGCGCGCGGCGGGCGGCGATGCGTTGCGCGCCAGCGCGGCGAACGCGCCGGCGGTCGCAGCGGCGGCCAGCGCGAGCACCGCAACGCAGAGCACGACTTCGAGCAGCGCGAAGCCGCGCTCACCCGTTGAGGTAGAATGCACCCGCTGCTCCCGCCCGCTGCACCGCATCGCAGCGCTGTTTCTCGGCCGCAAGCGGCGCCGACTCGGCGGCGGCGGCGTACGGCGCGAAGTCGGCAAACCACGCCGCCGGCGCTTCGTTCTTCACGTCCCAGGGTGCGAGAGTGCCGCCCGAGCCGTCGTTCGTGGCGAGCTGAACGCGCGCTAGCGTGTCGACGCCGCCGTCGGACGCGCGCACGCCGCTGTACGTAAACGTGAACGTCCCCGCAATGAACCAGCCGCCGGGGACGAATTCGCTCCAGAGCGTCTGCCAGCTCATCGCGCACGCGGTGAGCGTCTTCGGCGCGGCGGTGTCGTGGCCGACGTCGCAGCGTTCGCTGCACGTGTAGCGCAACGTCGCGGTGAAACCGTTCGGGACGACGCCGGGCAGCAGGTCGACGACGCGTGATGCATCGGCGGTGTCGATGCGCACCTCGGCGATGCGGTTGCCGCCGGTCAGCGGCGCGCCGCCGGCGTCGCGCACGTCGAGGGCGATCGGCGGCGTCGGCGGCACGCCCGCCGCGACGAACGGCGAATCGTTCGCGTGCGCGTACGGATCCTGATGCGCCGAGAGCCCCGCCGGCGGGACGAGCGCGATCGCGGGCGCCGATCGCAATCCGGCGAGCACGGTCTCACCCCGCTGCGATGGGTCGCACGGTGCGATCGGCGCGGTCCCAGCGAGACGCACAAGCGCATCGGGCCCGGGCTCGTCACCCGCGCCGTGGTTGGGGAAGGTGCGGTAACTCCAGAACTTGGGGCCGCCGCCGTCGACGGCGGCGAAGTCGAGCTGCACGCAGTCGTCGTGTCCCGCCCCGGCGGCGGGCGCGCTGCTCCAGATCGCGACGGCGCTGCGCGATTCGGCGCGAAGCTGCGCCGTCAGCCGTTCGACCGCGGCGTACGCGAGCGCCCGCACGCGCAGGCGGTTCGCGTTCGCCGCCGACTGGCGCACGAGTTCGAACGCGCCGAAGGCGGCGGCGACGAAGAGCGCCGCGGCGATCAGGATCTCGATCAGCGTGAAGCCGGCCTCTGCGACGCGCACGACCGGTGCGGTGCCCGGGCCGTCCGCCGATCATGCCCGAGGAACCGGCCTGCATCGCGGGATACAACCGTCCCACATGGATTCGCTTACGCCGAAGCGCCTGGTCGAGCTGCAGACGCATGCGAACGATGTCCGTCAGGGCATCGTTCGCTCGCTTCTCGCCGCCGGGTCGGGTCACTCCGCGGGATCGCTCGACATGGCGGACGTCTTCACCGCCCTCTACTTTCACGTGCTCCGCCACGATCCGGCGAATCCCGAGTGGCCGGAGCGCGACCGGCTCCTGCTCTCGTGCGGGCACATCGCGCCGGTGCGCTACAGCGCGATGGCGTACGCCGGCTACTTCCCAGTCGAGGAATTACTGACGCTGCGGCGGTTCGGCACGCGCCTGCAGGGGCATCCGGAACGGGTGAGCCTGCCGGGACTGGAGACGACGTCGGGCCCGCTGGGCGAAGGTCTCGCGCAAGGCACCGGGATGGCGCTCGCCGCGAAGATGGACGGCAAGGACGGGCGCGTCTACGTCGTCACCTCCGACGCCGAGCACCAGTGCGGTCTGCACTTCGAAGCGATGATGACCGCACCGAAGTTCAAGCTCGACAACCTCACCTGCATCGTCGATCGCAATTTCATCCAGATCGACGGGAGCACCGAGGACGTGATGCCGCTCGAGCCGCTCGCCGACAAATACCGCGCGTTCAACTGGGACGTGCACGAATGCGACGGCAACGACATCAGCGCGTTCATCGAGACCGAAGCACGAGCTCGCCGCATCGCGGGAAAGCCGCACGTCATCATCGCGCACACCGTCCCCGGCAAGGGCGTCTCCTTCATGGAGGGCGACTACCTGTGGCACGGCAAGCCGCCGAAGGCGGACGAAGCCGCAGCCGCGCTGCGCGAGCTCACCGCCGGCCGTGAAGCGCTGACGGCGCATGTCTAGCACGCAGAGTCCGCCGGCGCCGGCCGCCATGCACCTGGTCGACTACACGAATCCCGAGGCCGTCAAGCAGGTTCCCACGCGCAACGGCTTCGGTGAAGGGCTGATCGAGGCGGGACGGCGCGATCCGGCGGTGATCGCGATCTGCGCCGACCTCGCCGAGTCGACGCGCATGGAGCCGTTCAAGAACGCGTTTCCCGACCGCTACATCGAGATCGGCGTCGCCGAACAGATGCTCGTCGCGATGGCGGCCGGGCTGGCGGCGGCGGGGAAGATCCCGTTCATCGCCAGTTACGCGATGTTCAACCCGGGACGGTCGTGGGAACAAGTCCGCACGACGATGGCGCTCAACCAGACGAACGTCAAGATCGCGGGCGCGCATGCCGGCGTCTCGGTCGGCCCCGACGGCGCGACGCATCAGGCGATCGAAGACATCGCGATCATGCGCGTCATCCCCAAGATGACGGTCGTCGTCCCGTGCGATGCGGTGCAGACGAAGAAAGCGACGCTCGCGGTCGCTGCCGCCTGGGGCCCGACGTATCTGCGCTTCGGGCGCGCGGAGTCGGCGGTCGTCACCACCGACGAGACGCCGTTCGAACTGGGCGTCGCGCAGACGCTCCGTGCCGGCACCGACGTCGCGATCGTCGCATGCGGGATCCTCGTCTACGACGCGCTGCTCGCGGCGGAGGAGCTCGCGAAGGACGGCATCGCGGCGCGCGTCGTCAACAACCACACGATCCGCCCGATGGACGAGGCGGCGATCGTCGCCGCGGCGCGCGACTGCGGCGCCGTCGTCACCGTCGAGGAGCATCAGGTCCACGGCGGGATGGGCTCGCGCGTCGCCGAGATCCTCGCCGCCCGGCATCCCGTTCCGATCGAGTTCATCGGCGTGCACGACCGCTTCGGTCAATCCGGTTCACCGCACGAGCTGATCGCCGAGTACGCGATGGACGCGTCATCGATCGCCGCTGCTGCGCGGCGCGCCGTGCAGCGCAAAGCCGCGCTGAGAGGGTCCCTGCTCTGATGCCCAACGCGTTCGACACCTCGATCTTCAAGAGCTACGACGTCCGCGGGATCGTCGGCTCCCAACTCACTCCCGAGGTGGCGTATCTCATCGGCCGCGCGTTCGTTCAGGCGCTGGGGCGCACGAACATCTGCATCGGGCGCGACATGCGTCCGTCGGGCGAAGCGATGCTCGAAGCGCTCACCCGCGGCGCGACCGACGCCGGCGCCGACGTCACGCAGATCGGGTTGATCTCGACCGACGCGCTCTATTTCGCCGTGGGGCACTATGGGTTCGACGGCGGCATGATGATCACCGCATCGCACAATCCCGCCGAATACAACGGCCTGAAGTTCTGCCGCGAGCAGGCGCAGGCGATCTCGCTCGATACGGGACTCGGCGAGGTGCGCGATCTCGCCGTCTCGGGCGCGTTCACCGACGCGAAGCGCAAAGGAACCGTGTCGCACCGCGAGGTGCTCGACGACTTCGGCCGACACTGCGTTTCCTTCATCCGCGACCCCGCGAAGGTGAAGCCCTACACGATCGCGATCGACGCCGGCAACGGCATGGCCGGGCTCACCGTTCCGTACGTCTTCAAGTATCTGCCGCAAGTGAAGGTCGTCCCGCTCTTCTTCGAACTCGACGGCACGTTCCCGAACCACCCGGCATCGCCGATCGAGGACGAGAACAAGCTCGATCTGCGGCGTGCGGTGCTCGAACGTCACTGCGATCTCGGCGCGGCCTTCGACGGCGACGCCGACCGGATGTTCATCGTCGACGAACGGGGCGGCTTTCCGGACGGAAGCATCGTCACGGCGGCGGTGGGCGTCGCGACGCTCAAGAAATATCCCGGCTCGAAGATCCTCTACAACCTGATCTGCTCGCGCAGCGTCCCCGAAGCGATCGAGAAGCACGGCGGGATTCCCGTGCGATCGCAGGTCGGGCACTCGCTGATCAAGCCCGAGATGCGCGAGCAGAACATCCCCTTCGGCGGCGAGCACAGCGGGCATTTCTACTTCCGCGAGAACTGGTTCGCCGACTCCGGAATGATCGCGCTCATGCAGTGCCTCGACCTCTTCAGCGAAGAGGGGGAGACGATCACCGAGGCGATCGCGCCCTACAACACGCGCTTCCGCTCGGGCGAGATCAACACCAAGGTCGCCGACGCCGACGCGAAGATGCGCGAGATCGCCGCGCGCTTCAGCGACGGGACGATCGATCACCTCGACGGCGTGACGGTAGAGTACCCGAACTGGTGGCTCAACGTGCGCAAGTCGAACACCGAGCCGCTGCTGCGCCTCAACGTTGAGGGCGACACGAAGGAACTGATGGAGCGCGGACGCGACGCGGCGCTCGCGGTGATCGCCGGCTGACGACGTGACCGACCCGCTCGAAGCCTACCGGGCAGCCCGCGACGACGTCGCGGACTGCCTGGCCGAGCTTCGCACCATCGTCGCCGCCGCGGCGGACCAGCGGCACGACGCCGACTCCGACGACGCCGCCCTGGAACGCACGATCGCACGCCTGCGTGACGGTCGCTTCGTCCTCGCCGTCGTCGGTGAATTCTCGAGCGGCAAATCGTTTCTGCTCAACGCGCTGCTCGGCAAGGTGCAATTCGACGAGCGCGCCGGCAGCCGCCGCATCACCGGCCTGCTCGCGACGGACATCAACCCTTCGACCGCGACGATCACCGAACTGCAGTACGCCGCCGAGGAGTCGGCGACGGCGATCTACCCCGGCGGCCGCGAGGAGCGGATTCCGCTCGGACGCCTCGCGCGTTTCGTCGCCGTCGGCGAAGAAGCGAAACTGCACGACGCGACCGGCGATGAGTCGGGCGCGCCGGAACTCGTGCGCGTGACGGTCGACTCGCCGTTCCTGCAGAGCGGCTTCGTCGTCGCCGACACGCCGGGGCTCGCATCGATCAACCCGGCCCATCGCCGCGCGACGCTGCGCTATCTCCCCGGCGCCGACTCCGTCCTCTATCTCATCGACACGCAGCAGCCGTTCACCGAAGGCGACGCATCGTTTCTGGGGATCGTGCGCCGCTATATCGAGTCGGTCTTCATCGTGCAGACGAAGATCGATCTCTGGCGGATGCGCGAAGGGTCGGCGAACGGCGAGGCTCGCGAGACGTGGCAGGCGGCGGCCCAACGGATCGTCGCGCAGACCGCCCTGCACGCGCCGGGAACGCCGGTCTTCCCGCTCTCCGCGCGCGAGTACGCGGAAGGTCTGCTAGCGCACGACGACGCGCTGATCGCGCAGAGCCGCTTCCGCGAATTTCTCGCCGCGCTCGACGCGTCGTTGGTCGCGACGACCGGCCGCTCCCGTTTGCGCCGCGCCGCCGCCGAGGCGCGGCGGATCGCAACCCACGCCGCCGACGCGTTCGCATTCGAGGCTGCGGCCTGCGAGATGCCGGCCGCCGCGCTGCGCCTGCGGCGCGATGCGATCGCGCCCGTGCTCGACGCGTTCGACGCCGCGGCCCACGCGGGGCAGGAACGTCTGCACGACGCCGGCACGACGCTCGCTGCGGCGACGCGCGCGCAGGGCGCGCAGATGCGCGCGGCGCTCGCGCGAACGCTGCTGCGCGCGTTCGACACCGCCGACGTCGCGCGGCTGCGCGACCGCGCGAAACTCCACATCCTCGTCGACGACGTCCTCGCGACCGCGGTCGGACGTTTCGCCGCCGACATCGCCGAGCTCGTCGCGAAACGCCTGCGCCACGACGCGCGCGCCGCGTCCACCGACGTCGTCGGCGCCGCGCGCGCCGCCGACGCCGAGGGTGCGCTCACACTGCTGCTCGATGCCGTCGCCGCCGAACGTCTTCCCGTCACCGAGAGCGCGGCGGCGGCGTTCGGCGCCGATCCGGCGAGCGGCGCGTGGAGCAGCGACCTCGAGACGGGAATCCGCTCGTCGATCGTGCTCGGAGCGCTCGGCGGGCCGGCCGTCGGCTTCGTCGACGCGATCGCGACCCGCTTTGCGTCGGGGCCGCCCGGGACGTATATGAAGCGCGAGCTGCTCGCCGATCTCGAAGGCGGGATCGCCGCCGCGTTCGATGCCGATCTCGGCGCCTACGTCGACAGGATCGCCGAGCGGATCGCCGCGATCGCGGCGTCGCTGGCAACGCGCGTCGCCGCGCTCGCCCCCCGCGTCCGCGTCGAATCGCTGGGGCCGCTCGAACGCGCGCTCGCATCGCACGCCGCGGGCGCCGACCGTGCCGCAGCAGCACGGGACGCGCGCGCCCGCGCCGGCGAAGTTCACGCGCTCGCGACGCGGATCGAGACGCGCACCGAAGCGTTCGCACGCACGAGCCGCGTCGGCCGCGCCGAGCTCGCCGATCCCGCGGTCCCGCTCGATCCCGCCGCCGGCCGCGCGCAGGTCGCCGTCGAACACCGCTTCGACCCGTCGACCTACGAACACGGGCTCCATCCCGAGCGCTGGCGCGTCGCCCTGCTCGGCGCGTTCAAACGCGGGAAATCGAGCCTGATCAACGCGATCGCCGGCGCGCGCGTCCTCCCCGACGAGGGAAGCGACGTCGAGATGCACTTCCCCGTGCACGTGCGGTACGGTCCGGAGAACAAGGCGTATGCGCTCGGCGACGACGCGGGCTGGAACGCGATCCCGCTCGGCGATGCGCTCGAGGCCGCGACCCGGACGCCGGTGCTGATCGAGACGCCGTGGTCGCTGCCGCGTCAGCTCGTCCTCGTCCACGCGCCGGCGTTCGACTCCGGCTTCCCGCTCGCGCCCGAGATCGCGCGGGCCGCAGCGTCGGCGGCGAGCGAGGTCGTCGCGCTCTTCTCCCGCCAGCTCTCCGACCGCGAACTCGAGCTCTACGGCCGCGTCGCCGAGACCGGAAAAGCGATGACGTTCGTGCACACGATGGCCGATCACGAGGACGCCGCCGAGCGCCGCAACGTGGTGATGCTGGCCGACCGCTACCTGCGCGAACGCGGGATCGCACCGCAGCGCACCTTTACGATCTCGACGCTCGAGTTCCGCGAGGCGCAAGCCGCCGGGCGCGCCCCGGCCGGCTGGAACGAACTCATTGCGCTCCGCTCGACATTAGAGGGGCACGCCGAGGAACACATGGCGCGATTGGAGCGGGCCGAGCGCGACCGCGCCGAACGCGAACGGCTGGCGGCGAGCCGGCCGGTGCAAGAGCAGGCGACGGAGCGCCGCTCGTTCTTGGGACGCCTCTTCGGAGGCCGCTGACCGGCCCCGCAGACGCAAGGGGACCGGCTCGCAAGACCCCCGAATCGGGCTGGACGTGTCCGACACCTATATCCTCGGCCCGGCGCGGATCGCGCTCGGAGACGGCAGCCTGACCCACGGCAGAATCGCCGTCGAACGCGGGAGAATCGCCCGCATCCTGTCCGAGGACGGACACTCCGATCTGCAGCCTCCCGACGGCGCGCTCGTCGCGCCGGGGCTCATCGACGTGCACACCAACGGCGCCGACGAGTTCCTCTTCAACCGCGATCAGGGCAACGCGGTCGAAGTGGCTTCGCGTGCCTACGCGCGCCAGGGCGCGACCGGGTATCTCGCCGGGATCATGACCGCGCCGTGGGAATCGATGATGCACGCCGCCGCCGAAGTCTCCGAAGCGGCGAACGAACTCGTCGAGAAGGGCGACCCGATCGGGGCGCGGTGTCTGGGAATCCACTTCGAGGGACCATTCCTCAACCCGAAGTTCCGCCGCGTCCACCGCGGCGAGTGGATCCTGCCGGCGACGATGGAGCGCGCGCAGGAGATGGTCGAAGCCTGCCGCGGCGCGCTGGTGCTGGTGACGATGGCGCCCGAAGCCGACGGCGTCGACGAGGTTGCACGCTTCTTCTACGATCAAGGGATCGTGTGCTCGGCCGGACACACAGCGGCGCACTACCGCGAAGGGATGCTCGCGATCGGGCTCGGCTTCCGCACCGTCACACATGCGTTCAACGCGATGCCGCCGCTCGATCATCGCGATCCGTCGATCCTTGCAGCGTTCATCCAAGAATCGCGTACGACAGTGCAGCTGATTTGCGACGGCTACCACGTCTCGCCGCCGATGGTCGATCTGCTCTACCGCACCTTGCACGACCGGCTCGTCCTCACCACCGACAACATGCCGCCGGCGGGAAGCGGTTACCGCATCGAAGGCGGGGTCGTCCGCGCCGAGGACGGCACGATTGCGGGGAGCGCGCTGCTGATGGATCAGGCGGTGCGCAACCTGATGGCGTACGCCGACATCCCGTTCGAGACCGCGATCGTCTCGGCGACGCGCAGCCCGGCGCGCCTGCTCAACCTCGACCGCGAGTTGGGGACGATCGAAGCCGGGAAGCGGGCCGACCTCTCGGTGTGGAGCGACGAGTACCAGGTCCTCGCGACGATCGTCGGCGGCTTGCCGGTGTTCGGCGGCGCGCACCTCTACTGGCCCTCGAAGGCGAGCGCCTGAGGCGTTAGCCCCGGCCCGTTCGCGGGTAGGAGCGCTCGGTGCCCGTTCTCACGGTCGCGCTCTCCGCGTGCGCGCTCCTCTGCGTCATCGTGCGCCCGCTTCGCTGGAACGAGGCTTGGTGGGCAGCCGGGGGCGCGCTCGCGCTCGTGCTCAGCGGCGCGCTGGCGCCTGCGCAGGCCGCCGGCGCGCTCGCGCGCGGCGTCGACGTCTATCTGTTTCTGATCGGGATGATGGCCCTCGCCGAGTTCGCGCGCGAGGAGGGCGTGTTCGCGTGGATCGCATCGGTTGCGGTGCGCGCGGCGCGCGGTTCGCGCGCACGTCTGCTCGCGCTCGTCTACGGCGCCGGGATCGTAACGACCGCGCTGCTCTCGAACGACGCCACGATCGTCGTCCTCACGCCGGCGGTGATCGCGGCCTTGCGCCGCACCGACGCGAACGCGGAGCCGTACGTCGTCGCGTGTGCGCTGGTCGCCAACGCCGCGAGCCTCGCGCTCCCGATTGCGAACCCGTCGAACTTGCTCTTCTTCGCCGACGGGATGCCGCCGCTGGGAACGTGGCTGACGTCGTTCGGTCTCGCCTCGCTCGTTGCGATCGTTCTGACCTACGCTGCGCTGGCGCTCATCTTTCGCCGTGCCGTCGCGAGCCCTTTGCGCGTCGACGACGGACGCGTCGCCGCACCGCGCGCGGCGACGCTCGCGGTGCTCGCCGCCGCCGCCGTCGCGCTGGTGGTGACGGCGTCCCTCGGCGGGCCGTTGGGGCGGGTCGCGTTCGGGCTCGGGATCGTCGCCGCGCTCGTCGCCGCCTTGCGCTCCGCAGATGCGCCGCTCGCGATCGCGCGCGGGATCGCCTGGCCCGTCGTCGCACTCACCGCGGGACTCTTCGTCATCGTCGACGCGCTCGATGCCGCCGGCGCGCGTGCGCTTCCGCGCGAACTCTTCGCGTCGGCCGCTCACCTGAGCGCACCGCTGGGCCGGCTCGCCGTTGCGTTCGCCGCGGGCTTTGCGTCGAACGTCGTCAACAACTTGCCGGTGGGGCTCGATCTCGGCGCCTACGTCGGCCGCGCGCATCCGCCGCAGGCGCTGGCGTCGGCGGCGCTTGCGGGCGTGAACCTCGGGCCGAACTTCACCACCAACGGTTCGCTCGCGACGCTGCTGTGGCTCGCGATCCTGCGCCGCGAAGGCGTCGCGATGTCGCCGCTGCGGTTCGCGGCGATCGGTCTGACAGCGACACCGCTGGCGCTCGCAGGCGCCGCGCTCCTTGCGCGCTGATCAGCCGTGCGCGGCATCGGCGGTACAGCCCGGCCGATGGCCGTCGCGCGCAGAGACGAGCGCACCGCATTCGTCGCAGAGGTGGTGCAGCCAGCACGCGTCGTCGCCCTGCGCGCTCTCGCGCTCGTCCTCTGCAGCTTGCGGCTGATCGTCGCCCATCGGACCCACTCTACCGGCCTGCGGCCGCCCGCGCAACGGGCGACCCGAAGGCAACGGCAGGAAAGGCCGCCGTCGGCGCGCAGAGCGTTCGGGATGAGCACGCCCGGGATTACCATCGACGACCGCGACGGCGTCCGCCACGTCGTCCTCGACCGGCCGGAAAAGAAGAACGCTCTGACGGCGGCGATGTATGCCGCGATGGCCGCGGCGATCGCGTCGGCCGCGGCGGACGGCGTCGGAGCGATTCTCATCGCGGGGCGCGGCAGCGCGTTCACCGCCGGAAACGATCTGCGCGACTTCCTCGATCACCCTCCGCACGGGGACGATGCGCCGGTCTTCGACTTCCTCCTCGCGCTCGCGACCACCGACGTCCCGATCGTCGCCGCGGTACGCGGCCCCGCGATCGGCGTCGGCACCACGATGCTCCTGCACTGCGATCTGGTCTACGCGGCGCCGACCGCGCGCTTCAAGGTGCCGTTCGTCGATCTGGGGCTCGTCCCCGAAGCGGGGAGCAGCGTCCTGCTGCCGCGACGCATCGGGCGTGCGCGTGCCGGCGCCGCGTTCTTCCTCGGCGAGGCGATGGATGCCGAGACGGCGCACGCCATCGGCATCGTCACCGCGCTCATCGACGACGCCGCACTCGACGAGACCGCCGAATCGGTCGCGGCCGCGATCGCGGCGAAACCGCGCGCGGCCGTGCGCGAGACGAAACGGCTGCTGATCGCTAGCGATCGCGACGAGATCGTCGCGGCGATCCGGCGCGAAAGCGCGGCGTTCCGCGAACGGCTCGCTTCCGACGAAGCGCGCGCCGCGATGGCGTCGTTCTTCCAGGGATCCGGCGCCCGCGGATGAGCCTGGGGGGGAAAACGCTGTTCGTGACGGGTGCGAGCCGCGGGATTGGTTTGGCGATCGCGCTGCGCGCGGCGCGCGACGGCGCCAACGTCGTCGTCGCTGCGAAAACGGTCGTGCCGCATCCGAAACTGCCGGGGACGATCCACACCGCGGCCGCCGAGATCGAGGCCGCCGGCGGGAAGGCCCTCGCCGTTCACTGCGACGTGCGCGACGAAGCGCAGATCGTCGCGGCCGTCGATGCCGGCGCGGGGCGTTTCGGCGGGATCGACATCGTGGTGAACAACGCGAGCGCGATCCGGCTCGGCGGCACCGCGCAGGTCGATGCGAAGGCATTCGACTTGATGACGGGCATCGGTCCGCGCGCGACCTATCTGGTGACGCGCGCCGCGCTGCGACATCTCGAACGCGCGGCGAACCCGCACGTCCTCACGCTCTCGCCGCCCATCGCGCTGCACTCGAAGTGGGTCGGCGACGCGCCCGCGTACACGTTCAAGAAATACGGGATGACGCTGCTGACGCTGGGCTTCGCAGCGGAGTTCCGCGATCGCGGGATCGCCGCCAACGCGCTCTGGCCGCGCACGACGATCGCGACCGCCGCGGTCCAGAACCTCCTCGGCGGCGACGCCGTCATCGCCGCCTCGCGCAGGCCCGAGATCGTCGCCGACGCCGCGTACGCGATCCTCATCAGCGACGCGCGCACGCGGACCGGGAACACGTTCATCGACGAGGACCTCCTGCGGTCGGAGGGCGTGACCGACTTCACGCGTTACGCCGTGACGCCCGGTGCGACGCTGGCCGACGACATCTTTCTGGACTAGCGTGAAAGTTTGCTGAGACGGCCTTCCGCCTCGCGCGAAGCGGCGGTATGCTCGATGGCGCGAACCTCGTTCGCGCACGCATTCATACCGTCGTCCGAGGAGCCATCATGAACGTCCGATTCACCGCGCTCGCCGCAGCCATCGTCGTTTCGACGACCGGTCTCGCCTTCGCCGCCCCGACGCAAAACACGACCATCGCCGCCCTGAGCAACGATCGCGGGAGCGACCGGAACCTGCGCAACGTGCGCCGCCGCTTGGAGCGGATCATCGATCAGCTGCAGCGCGACCAGCGCGACTACGGCGGTCACCGCGTTCGCGCGATCCAGGATCTGCAGCAGGCCCGCTTAGAGATCGACGCCGCACTCCAGGCGGACGCCGCGCACTAACTGCATTCAACGGCGAACGCTACGCCGCGCCGCCCAGATACGCCGCGCGGACGGCTTCGCTCGCGGAGAGTTCGGCCGACCCGCCGCTGTGCGCGATCTTGCCGACTTCGAGGACGTAGCCGCGCGTCGCGACGGCCAGCGCCTGGCGAGCGTTCTGTTCGATCAGCAGGATCGTCGTGCCGCGCGCGTTGATGTCGCGGATCACGTCGAAGATCGTCTGCACGAGTTTCGGCGCCAGGCCGAGCGACGGTTCATCGAGGAGCAGCAGCTTCGGGCGCGACATCAGCGCGCGCGCCATCGCGAGCATCTGCTGCTCGCCGCCAGACATCGTTCCCGCCTTCTGCTCGTAGCGTTCTTTGAGCCGCGGGAAGATCGTGAGCACGCGCTCGGTGTCGTCGGCGATCTCCGCCTTCGATGTGCGCGTGTATGCGCCGAGTTCGAGGTTCTCGCGGACCGACATCCGCGGAAAGACGCGCCGGCCCTCCGGCGAGTGCCCGATCCCGGCGCGGACGATCTCGCTGGGCGCGAGACGGGCGAGATCGCGGCCGGCGAAGCGGATCGCTCCCGACGTCGGACGGACCAGACCGCTGATCGCGCGCAGCGTCGTCGTCTTGCCGGCGCCGTTGGCGCCGATCAGCGTGACGATCTCGCCCTCGTTCACGGCGAGCGAGATCCCTTCGAGCGCGGTGATCCGTCCGTAGCGCGCGACGAGATTCTCCACTTCGAGGAGCGCGCTCACGTTGCAGGCGCTCCCAGATACGCTTCGATCACCTTCGGGTCGGTGCGGATCTCCGCCGGAAGCCCTTCGGCGATCTTC is a genomic window containing:
- a CDS encoding SDR family oxidoreductase encodes the protein MSLGGKTLFVTGASRGIGLAIALRAARDGANVVVAAKTVVPHPKLPGTIHTAAAEIEAAGGKALAVHCDVRDEAQIVAAVDAGAGRFGGIDIVVNNASAIRLGGTAQVDAKAFDLMTGIGPRATYLVTRAALRHLERAANPHVLTLSPPIALHSKWVGDAPAYTFKKYGMTLLTLGFAAEFRDRGIAANALWPRTTIATAAVQNLLGGDAVIAASRRPEIVADAAYAILISDARTRTGNTFIDEDLLRSEGVTDFTRYAVTPGATLADDIFLD
- a CDS encoding ABC transporter ATP-binding protein translates to MSALLEVENLVARYGRITALEGISLAVNEGEIVTLIGANGAGKTTTLRAISGLVRPTSGAIRFAGRDLARLAPSEIVRAGIGHSPEGRRVFPRMSVRENLELGAYTRTSKAEIADDTERVLTIFPRLKERYEQKAGTMSGGEQQMLAMARALMSRPKLLLLDEPSLGLAPKLVQTIFDVIRDINARGTTILLIEQNARQALAVATRGYVLEVGKIAHSGGSAELSASEAVRAAYLGGAA